The segment tgctcaaAGATTTGTCGGTCAAATGAGCTTTTATTTATGCCCGAAAAGAAAGAACTATGCAAGCTGGCAATGACCTAAAAAGAAATCTGCCAACAATCTTTAAATTGATGGTATTGTTCAAAAGATGAGGGTAACTCTGATTAAACTCATTACAGATGATCTTATTACAGATGATCTTACACATTTAAATGCATGTGTCCATATATTTGAGGATTTAAATATTCTAGCGAATCAAAACACAATTATTATTAACAACGCATCAGTTTCACAAAATGATTATTCCGGAACTCAAAATACTTCTCTCAAATGTTAACATAATTTTAGATACTTTACAGTACATAGttcaaagagtctgcaattctGTTTCTTTATTCTTTTGACGCATCTACCAGAACGAATAGGAGTACTTTGTAGAAATGCTTCACTATTTGAAGACTTGgttttgtagttgttgttgttgatgttttacCAACATTATGATTTTTTATCTGTAAAGAACTCAAGACTCGTAATCGCCACATTATTATAGATCTGTATCAGTCAATTCACACTTTAGACCTTACATATATCCATTGTGAAAATCCCGTTTGATTCTATTGAACATTGAAGTAACTTATTGCAGTTATGCTATTCAATAGGTGAACATTTTGAGATCGCAATTCACGTGACCGTCTCGTTGACATGCATTCGAGTAGCGAAACATTTCCGGAAGCTGTGCTTAAAATCTCGCGTGCATACCGTGTAGATGAGTGGGTTGAGAAGAGAGTTGGTCAGTCCCAGGACCAGGAAGTGTGTGCTGATCACGTCCTTCAACCAGCAAGGCGTGTCAGCCTCGGAGATATCCAAGATGGAGGCGAGGATGAAGGGAGACCACGTGACGATCAGGCAGCCCACTAGCGCCACCAGCTTCCGGAGGCACCTCCATCCCTGTGCCGACATGCCGAGAACCCACTGAGGGTGGCGCGGCGGTTGCTCCAAGATGTTAAAAGACTCGATTCTTCGAATGTGTACCCTGGCCTTGTTGTAGAGGAAGATGTATATCACGAGGATGACCAGGATGGGCAGCAGTGAGGCCACCATGATGACCACGATGTACTCAGGCTCCAGAACGAACGCGAACGAACAGTGTTCGTCATAGTTGCTTCTGCTCCAGCCGGCCAGCGGGGCGAACCCCATCAAGAGACACGCAATCGTCGTCACTAGAATCGCCAAGTAAGCGACTCGTGGGGTCAGCAGCTTCCGATAAGTCAGCGCATGCGTGATTGCAACAAACCTGTCGACGGCGATCAACATTAAGAAGCAGATGGTGGCGACGATGGAGCTGAGGAAGAACCCGAGACGCATCAGGCAGAGATTGTGACTGCTTTCGTGTGTACTGGTCACCACCGTCCCGATGGACGTCACGCCGACAAGTACGTCAGCGATATACAGCGAAGCGATAAACCACTGGCCGGGGAGACGGAAATGCCCGGACTTTGCCGAGAGAATGAAGACAGCGACGTTCGCGAACACTATCAACGTGACTATAGGGATCATAACCACGTGACAGATTTCCTCGTGAATGTTCGTGGAGTCACTCGGGCAAGAAAAGTTTTTCTCGGAGGACGATGGCCCAATCTCCAAGCACGCGATTTCTCTGGAAGGGTCAGTGGTCGTTATTGTAGATGGTCTTGTGGTCGGTGTTATGTCTGGAACTCTTTTAGTCTCCTGGTCAGTTGAATGGACACACGGCATAGCTTGTCATTCGATGCTCTTCTGCaaagaataaatattaaaagataaatcaataaattattaGTAGAAATCTAACATCATTAACAAACttttgaaaacaacaaaatgatATATCAATGATACAAAAAATGAATATCAGTCAATGTTGAATTAAGTTTTATTAAGTACTGTAGATTCTACTTAAGAACTATACAGACTTATTTCGATGCTTCTGGTCCAACAGTTTAAACTAgttgagctggtttggtcatactGTAAGCCATGACTCGCTGTCttaagtcatccttcaaggtacag is part of the Biomphalaria glabrata chromosome 2, xgBioGlab47.1, whole genome shotgun sequence genome and harbors:
- the LOC106068066 gene encoding glucose-dependent insulinotropic receptor-like; amino-acid sequence: MPCVHSTDQETKRVPDITPTTRPSTITTTDPSREIACLEIGPSSSEKNFSCPSDSTNIHEEICHVVMIPIVTLIVFANVAVFILSAKSGHFRLPGQWFIASLYIADVLVGVTSIGTVVTSTHESSHNLCLMRLGFFLSSIVATICFLMLIAVDRFVAITHALTYRKLLTPRVAYLAILVTTIACLLMGFAPLAGWSRSNYDEHCSFAFVLEPEYIVVIMVASLLPILVILVIYIFLYNKARVHIRRIESFNILEQPPRHPQWVLGMSAQGWRCLRKLVALVGCLIVTWSPFILASILDISEADTPCWLKDVISTHFLVLGLTNSLLNPLIYTVCTRDFKHSFRKCFATRMHVNETVT